The proteins below come from a single Burkholderia contaminans genomic window:
- the kdpB gene encoding potassium-transporting ATPase subunit KdpB, which translates to MPVGGVPPMRWTAVLREAFRKLAPRVQLKNPVMFVVYLGSIVTTVLWLQALTGTGDAPAGFIFAVACWLWFTVLFANAAEALAEGRGKAQADALRAARKRVYAKVLDEPKQFGSTSHRVPSDELAAGSIVLVEAGDTIPADGEVIDGVASVDESAITGESAPVIRESGGDFSSVTGGTRVLSDWIIVKITAQPGEAFLDRMIAMVEGAKRGKTPNEVALTILLVALTIIFLLVCVTLLPFSQFSVLLNASGTAVSLTVLIALLVCLIPTTIGALLSAIGIAGMSRMMRANVLATSGRAIEAAGDVDVLLLDKTGTITLGNREAVQFRPAPGVDERALAEAAQLSSLADETPEGRSIVALAKQRFSLDVAAVAGSITVPFSARTRMSGLDIGERQVRKGAASAIRAHVDALGGVFPQAVETAVNDIARRGGTPLVVADGFRVLGAIELKDIVKHGIAARFAELRKVGVKTVMITGDNRLTAAAIAAEAGVDDYLAEATPEDKLRLIREHQAKGHLVAMTGDGTNDAPALAQADVAVAMHSGTQAAKEAANMVDLDSNPTKLMQVVEVGKQMIMTRGALTTFSVANDLAKYFAIIPAAFVATYPALGALNVMGLHSPTSAILSAVIFNALIIVALIPLALKGVKYRAEPAEKLLGRNLLIYGVGGIVAPFIGIKLIDMLLTPFI; encoded by the coding sequence ATGCCGGTCGGCGGCGTGCCGCCGATGCGCTGGACGGCCGTGCTGCGCGAGGCATTCCGCAAGCTCGCGCCGCGCGTGCAGTTGAAGAACCCCGTGATGTTCGTCGTGTATCTCGGCAGCATCGTCACGACCGTGCTGTGGCTGCAGGCGCTGACCGGCACCGGCGACGCGCCGGCCGGCTTCATCTTCGCGGTCGCGTGCTGGCTGTGGTTCACCGTGCTGTTCGCGAATGCAGCCGAGGCGCTCGCCGAAGGGCGCGGCAAGGCGCAGGCCGACGCGCTGCGTGCGGCGCGCAAGCGCGTGTATGCGAAGGTGCTCGACGAGCCGAAGCAATTCGGCAGCACCAGCCATCGCGTGCCGAGCGACGAGCTTGCGGCCGGCAGCATCGTGCTCGTCGAAGCCGGCGACACGATTCCGGCCGACGGCGAAGTGATCGACGGCGTCGCGTCGGTCGACGAATCGGCGATCACCGGCGAATCCGCGCCGGTGATCCGCGAGTCGGGCGGCGATTTCTCGTCGGTGACGGGCGGTACGCGCGTGCTGTCCGACTGGATCATCGTGAAGATCACCGCGCAACCGGGCGAGGCATTTCTCGACCGGATGATCGCGATGGTCGAAGGCGCGAAGCGCGGCAAGACGCCGAACGAGGTCGCACTGACGATCCTGCTCGTCGCGCTGACGATCATCTTCCTGCTCGTGTGCGTGACGCTGCTGCCGTTCTCGCAGTTCAGCGTGCTGCTGAACGCGTCGGGCACGGCGGTGAGCCTGACCGTGCTGATCGCGCTGCTCGTGTGCCTGATCCCGACGACGATCGGTGCGCTGCTGTCGGCGATCGGCATCGCGGGGATGAGCCGCATGATGCGCGCGAACGTGCTCGCGACGTCGGGCCGCGCGATCGAGGCGGCCGGCGACGTCGATGTGCTGCTGCTCGACAAGACCGGCACGATCACGCTCGGCAACCGCGAAGCCGTGCAGTTCCGGCCGGCGCCGGGCGTGGACGAGCGCGCGCTGGCCGAGGCCGCGCAACTGTCGTCGCTTGCCGACGAGACTCCGGAAGGGCGTTCGATCGTCGCGCTCGCGAAGCAGCGCTTCTCGCTGGACGTGGCGGCAGTCGCCGGCAGCATCACCGTGCCGTTCAGCGCACGCACGCGGATGAGCGGCCTCGATATCGGCGAGCGTCAGGTGCGCAAGGGCGCGGCGTCCGCGATCCGCGCGCATGTCGATGCGCTCGGCGGCGTGTTTCCTCAAGCGGTCGAGACGGCCGTCAACGACATCGCGCGACGCGGCGGTACGCCGCTCGTCGTGGCCGACGGTTTCCGCGTGCTCGGTGCGATCGAGCTGAAGGACATCGTCAAGCACGGGATCGCCGCGCGTTTCGCCGAGCTGCGCAAGGTCGGCGTGAAGACCGTGATGATCACCGGCGACAACCGGCTCACCGCGGCCGCGATCGCGGCGGAAGCCGGCGTCGACGACTACCTCGCCGAAGCGACGCCCGAGGACAAGCTGCGGCTGATCCGCGAGCACCAGGCGAAGGGCCATCTCGTCGCGATGACCGGCGACGGCACCAACGACGCACCCGCGCTCGCGCAGGCCGACGTGGCGGTCGCGATGCACAGCGGCACGCAGGCGGCGAAGGAGGCGGCCAACATGGTCGACCTCGACAGCAACCCGACCAAGCTGATGCAGGTGGTCGAGGTCGGCAAGCAGATGATCATGACGCGCGGCGCGCTGACCACGTTCAGCGTGGCCAACGATCTCGCGAAGTATTTCGCGATCATCCCGGCCGCGTTCGTCGCGACGTATCCGGCGCTCGGCGCGCTGAACGTGATGGGGCTGCACAGCCCGACGTCGGCGATCCTGTCGGCGGTGATCTTCAACGCGCTGATCATCGTTGCGTTGATCCCGCTTGCACTGAAAGGCGTGAAGTATCGCGCGGAGCCGGCCGAGAAGCTGCTGGGGCGCAACCTGCTGATCTACGGCGTGGGCGGGATCGTCGCGCCGTTCATCGGCATCAAGCTGATCGACATGCTGTTGACGCCGTTTATCTGA
- a CDS encoding DUF4118 domain-containing protein, whose translation MDVNVNVSEANRRTTGQRDTAARLSGDGVGRDRWRGMLRACAALADRIAGAGPDTQPALAVREAHPRTHVWVSQYAAPLLLATLVCALATLAASALLRVFDLSNVVMLFLMTVVLIALRLGRLAGAWAAFVCVGCFDFFFVEPRLSFAVSDTQYVFTFALMLAVALAIGQLAARLRAEARAARANEKRSAALARVAHDLSAAIETEQIASICTGTIAPLLGVRVALVLPDANDHLMPAQHARFVEAPIARWVYEHARGAGCGMPPFERAAAQYLPLKAPMRVRGVLVLFGDAQPVPTDPDDRRLIDALCSSIAMALERVHYVGVAQHTLVRIEGERLRNALLAAVSHDLKTPLTAIRGLAETLERPERLADGQPAALAHGIRNQAEALHGLVVNLLDLARMQSEGVRLNREWHMLDEIVGSALAHSAGVLAGRDVSADLPADLPLIDVDALLIERVLMNLLDNAAKYAGTDAAVAVRARVFGETLYVFVEDDGPGFIARNTEPLFEPFERERKESSISGVGLGLALCRSIVNAHGGSIRAVPLDPHGARFEIRLPLGAPPDIEHESRT comes from the coding sequence ATGGATGTGAATGTGAACGTGAGCGAAGCGAATCGACGGACAACGGGGCAGCGTGACACCGCTGCCCGCCTCAGTGGTGACGGCGTGGGTCGCGACCGCTGGCGCGGCATGCTGCGCGCATGCGCGGCACTGGCCGACCGCATCGCGGGCGCCGGACCCGACACGCAGCCGGCGCTGGCCGTGCGCGAAGCGCATCCGCGCACGCACGTATGGGTGTCGCAGTACGCGGCGCCGCTGCTGCTCGCCACGCTCGTGTGCGCGCTGGCCACACTCGCGGCGAGCGCGCTGCTGCGCGTGTTCGACCTGTCGAACGTCGTGATGCTGTTCCTGATGACCGTCGTGCTGATCGCGCTGCGGCTCGGCCGGCTCGCCGGCGCGTGGGCCGCGTTCGTGTGCGTCGGCTGCTTCGACTTCTTCTTCGTCGAGCCGAGGCTGTCGTTCGCGGTGTCCGATACGCAGTACGTGTTCACGTTTGCGCTGATGCTGGCCGTCGCGCTCGCGATCGGCCAGCTCGCGGCGCGCCTGCGTGCGGAGGCGCGGGCCGCACGCGCGAACGAGAAACGCTCGGCGGCGCTGGCGCGTGTCGCGCATGACCTGTCGGCCGCGATCGAGACCGAGCAGATCGCATCGATCTGCACCGGCACGATCGCGCCGCTGCTCGGCGTGCGCGTCGCGCTCGTGCTGCCGGATGCAAATGACCATCTGATGCCGGCGCAGCACGCCCGGTTCGTCGAAGCACCGATCGCCCGCTGGGTCTACGAGCATGCGCGCGGCGCCGGGTGCGGAATGCCGCCGTTCGAGCGCGCGGCCGCGCAGTACCTGCCGCTGAAGGCGCCGATGCGCGTGCGCGGCGTGCTCGTGCTGTTCGGCGACGCGCAGCCGGTCCCCACCGATCCCGACGATCGCCGCCTGATCGACGCGCTGTGCTCGTCGATCGCGATGGCGCTCGAACGCGTGCACTACGTCGGCGTCGCGCAGCACACGCTGGTCCGCATCGAAGGCGAGCGGCTACGCAACGCGCTGCTTGCCGCGGTATCGCACGACCTGAAGACGCCGCTGACCGCGATCCGCGGGCTCGCCGAGACACTGGAGCGGCCCGAGCGGCTGGCCGACGGGCAGCCGGCCGCACTCGCGCACGGCATCCGCAACCAGGCGGAGGCGCTGCACGGGCTCGTCGTGAACCTGCTCGACCTCGCGCGCATGCAGAGCGAGGGCGTGCGGCTGAATCGCGAGTGGCACATGCTCGACGAGATCGTCGGCAGCGCGCTCGCGCATTCGGCCGGCGTGCTGGCCGGCCGCGACGTGAGCGCCGACTTGCCGGCCGACCTGCCGCTGATCGACGTCGATGCGCTGCTGATCGAGCGCGTGCTGATGAACCTGCTCGACAACGCGGCGAAGTACGCGGGCACGGACGCGGCCGTGGCGGTGCGCGCGCGCGTGTTCGGCGAAACGCTGTACGTATTCGTCGAGGACGACGGGCCCGGCTTCATTGCGCGCAACACCGAGCCGCTGTTCGAGCCGTTCGAGCGAGAGCGCAAGGAATCGTCGATCAGCGGCGTCGGGCTCGGGCTCGCGCTGTGCCGCAGCATCGTCAACGCGCACGGCGGCTCGATCCGCGCGGTGCCGCTCGATCCGCACGGCGCGCGGTTCGAGATTCGCCTGCCACTGGGCGCGCCGCCCGATATCGAACACGAGAGCCGGACATGA
- a CDS encoding response regulator encodes MIRSRVLIVEDESDIRRFVRMALEQEGLDTCEASTAREARMYASSSKPDLVIVDLGLPDDDGKTFIRELREWSTVPVIVLSARQQEVEKVAALDAGADDYLPKPFGVPELLARARAQLRRAAFVSADGQSSSIVRFGDVTVDLGRHEVARGGEPVHLTRLEFRLLAALIRARGGVIAARQLLAEVWGIHDADRAHYVRVYMTNLRQKLEPVPARPRHLLTELQFGYRLVGLETVGMADGPRGAVSAGLDN; translated from the coding sequence ATGATCAGATCGCGCGTACTTATCGTCGAGGACGAGTCGGACATCCGCCGCTTCGTGCGGATGGCGCTGGAACAGGAAGGGCTCGACACCTGCGAGGCGTCGACGGCCCGCGAGGCGCGGATGTATGCGTCGAGCAGCAAGCCCGATCTCGTGATCGTCGATCTCGGGCTGCCGGACGACGACGGCAAGACCTTCATCCGCGAGTTGCGCGAATGGTCGACGGTGCCGGTGATCGTGCTGTCGGCGCGGCAGCAGGAAGTGGAGAAGGTCGCGGCGCTCGATGCGGGCGCGGACGACTACCTGCCGAAGCCGTTCGGCGTGCCCGAACTGCTCGCACGGGCACGCGCGCAGTTGCGGCGCGCGGCGTTCGTGTCGGCCGACGGTCAATCGTCGTCGATCGTGCGGTTCGGCGACGTGACCGTCGATCTCGGCCGCCACGAAGTGGCGCGCGGCGGCGAGCCCGTTCACCTGACGCGCCTCGAATTCCGGCTGCTCGCCGCGCTGATCCGCGCGCGCGGCGGCGTGATTGCCGCGCGGCAATTGCTGGCGGAAGTCTGGGGCATCCACGACGCGGACCGCGCGCACTACGTGCGCGTGTACATGACGAACCTGCGGCAGAAGCTCGAACCGGTGCCGGCGCGGCCGCGGCACCTGCTGACGGAGCTGCAGTTCGGCTACCGGCTGGTCGGCCTGGAAACGGTCGGCATGGCGGACGGGCCGCGCGGCGCGGTATCGGCAGGTCTAGACAACTGA
- a CDS encoding ABC transporter substrate-binding protein produces MKKLALSIALACIAVGAHAKDWSTIRFGVDASYPPFESKDASGKVVGFDVDLGNEICARLKAKCVWIENDFDGMIPALKAKKFDGVLSSMSMTPARAEQIAFSDKLFNTPTRLVAKKGTNLQPTAESLKGKSVGVEQGTIQETYAKAYWAPKGVQVVPYQNQDGVYQDLMSGRLDAALQDAVQADIGFLKTPRGANFEFAGKDIDDPKTLGNGAGIGLRKDDADLKAKIDHAIADIIKDGTYKKLEKKYFAFDVYGG; encoded by the coding sequence ATGAAGAAACTCGCGCTCAGTATTGCCCTTGCCTGCATCGCGGTCGGTGCCCACGCCAAGGATTGGTCGACGATCCGGTTTGGCGTCGACGCCAGCTATCCGCCGTTCGAATCGAAGGACGCAAGCGGCAAGGTCGTCGGCTTCGACGTCGATCTCGGCAACGAGATCTGCGCCCGCCTGAAGGCGAAATGCGTGTGGATCGAGAACGACTTCGACGGGATGATTCCCGCGCTGAAGGCGAAGAAGTTCGACGGCGTGCTGTCGTCGATGTCGATGACGCCGGCGCGTGCCGAGCAGATCGCGTTCTCCGACAAGCTGTTCAACACGCCGACGCGCCTCGTCGCGAAGAAGGGCACGAACCTGCAGCCGACGGCCGAATCGCTGAAGGGCAAGTCGGTCGGTGTCGAGCAGGGCACCATCCAGGAAACCTACGCAAAGGCCTACTGGGCGCCGAAGGGCGTGCAGGTCGTGCCTTACCAGAACCAGGACGGCGTGTACCAGGACCTGATGTCGGGCCGCCTCGACGCGGCGCTGCAGGACGCGGTGCAGGCCGACATCGGCTTCCTGAAGACGCCGCGCGGCGCGAACTTCGAGTTCGCCGGCAAGGACATCGACGATCCGAAGACGCTCGGCAACGGCGCCGGCATCGGGCTGCGCAAGGACGACGCCGACCTGAAGGCGAAGATCGACCACGCGATCGCCGACATCATCAAGGACGGCACGTACAAGAAGCTCGAGAAGAAGTACTTCGCGTTCGACGTCTACGGCGGTTGA
- a CDS encoding ABC transporter permease, with amino-acid sequence MIFQGFGPLLWAGTVETVKLAVLSLAASLVLGLIGASAKLSTNRMLKSIGTFYTTLIRAVPDLVLMLLLFYGIQILLNNVTDMLGWDQIDIDPFVAGVITLGFIYGAYFTETFRGAFLAVPRGQLEAGFAYGMSGWRVFRRILFPQMMRFALPGIGNNWQVLVKATALVSIIGLADVVKASQDAGKSTLDFFFFTLAAGAIYLAITTVSNVVLHHLEKRYSVGVRRLVL; translated from the coding sequence ATGATCTTCCAAGGATTTGGCCCGCTGTTGTGGGCCGGCACGGTGGAAACCGTGAAGCTCGCGGTGCTGTCGCTCGCGGCGTCGCTCGTGCTGGGCCTCATCGGCGCAAGCGCGAAACTGTCGACGAACCGCATGCTCAAGTCGATCGGCACCTTCTACACGACGCTGATCCGCGCGGTGCCGGACCTCGTGCTGATGCTGCTGCTGTTTTACGGGATCCAGATCCTGCTGAACAACGTCACCGACATGCTCGGCTGGGACCAGATCGACATCGACCCGTTCGTGGCCGGCGTCATCACGCTCGGCTTCATCTACGGCGCGTACTTCACCGAGACGTTCCGCGGCGCGTTCCTCGCGGTGCCGCGCGGCCAGCTCGAAGCGGGCTTCGCTTACGGGATGAGCGGCTGGCGCGTGTTCCGCCGCATCCTGTTCCCGCAGATGATGCGCTTCGCGCTGCCCGGCATCGGCAACAACTGGCAGGTGCTCGTGAAGGCCACCGCGCTCGTGTCGATCATCGGCCTTGCCGACGTGGTGAAAGCGTCGCAGGACGCGGGCAAGAGCACGCTCGATTTCTTCTTCTTCACGCTGGCTGCAGGCGCGATCTACCTCGCGATCACGACGGTGTCCAACGTCGTGCTGCATCACCTCGAGAAGCGTTATTCCGTCGGCGTCCGGAGGCTCGTACTGTGA
- a CDS encoding ABC transporter permease — translation MIELVSQYWQSYLYTDGYRFSGLAITLWLLVVSIAFGFALAVPLAIARASSNRWISGPVWLYTYVFRGTPLYVQLLMCYTGIYSLQVVHNHVLLDTFFRNAMNCTLLAFVLNECAYATEIFAGAIKATSAGEIEAGMAYGMSRFKLYTRIILPSALRRSLPSYSNEVILMLHATTLAFTATVPDILKVTRDVNSATYMSFQAYGIAAVLYAAVVFTLIWAFRKLETRWLAYLAPRGH, via the coding sequence GTGATCGAACTCGTCAGCCAGTACTGGCAAAGCTATCTCTACACCGACGGCTACCGCTTCAGCGGCCTCGCGATCACGCTGTGGCTGCTGGTGGTGTCGATCGCGTTCGGCTTCGCGCTCGCCGTGCCGCTCGCGATCGCGCGCGCTTCGTCGAACCGCTGGATCTCCGGCCCGGTGTGGCTCTATACGTACGTGTTTCGCGGCACGCCGCTCTACGTGCAGCTGCTGATGTGCTACACGGGCATCTACAGCCTGCAGGTCGTGCACAACCACGTGCTGCTCGACACGTTCTTCCGCAACGCGATGAACTGCACGCTGCTCGCGTTCGTGCTGAACGAGTGCGCGTATGCTACCGAGATCTTCGCGGGGGCGATCAAGGCGACGTCGGCCGGCGAGATCGAAGCCGGCATGGCCTACGGGATGTCGCGCTTCAAGCTCTATACGCGGATCATCCTGCCTTCCGCGCTGCGCCGCTCGCTGCCGAGCTACAGCAATGAAGTGATCCTGATGCTGCACGCGACGACGCTCGCGTTCACCGCGACCGTGCCCGACATCCTGAAGGTCACGCGCGACGTCAATTCGGCGACCTACATGTCGTTCCAGGCCTACGGCATCGCGGCGGTGCTGTACGCCGCCGTCGTATTCACGCTCATCTGGGCGTTCCGCAAGCTCGAGACGCGCTGGCTCGCGTACCTCGCGCCGCGCGGCCACTAA
- a CDS encoding ABC transporter ATP-binding protein produces the protein MYKLTVDNLHKKFGDNEVLKGVSMKAKAGDVISIIGSSGSGKSTFLRCINFLEQPCSGQITIGSEPIQTTRDRNGSLRVADQKQLQRMRTKLSMVFQHFNLWAHMTVLENIIEAPMAVLGVGKDEAIARARKYLEKVGLAPRVEGMYPSHLSGGQQQRVAIARALAMEPEVMLFDEPTSALDPELVGEVLKVMQKLAEEGRTMVVVTHEMGFARNVSNHVIFLHQGKIEEEGNPQEILVNPKSERLGQFLSGRLK, from the coding sequence ATGTACAAGCTTACCGTTGACAACCTGCACAAGAAGTTCGGCGACAACGAGGTGTTGAAGGGCGTGTCGATGAAGGCGAAGGCCGGCGACGTGATCAGCATCATCGGCTCGAGCGGATCCGGCAAGAGCACGTTCCTGCGCTGCATCAACTTCCTCGAGCAGCCGTGCTCGGGGCAGATCACAATCGGCAGCGAGCCGATCCAGACCACGCGCGACCGCAACGGCTCGCTGCGCGTGGCCGACCAGAAGCAGCTGCAGCGGATGCGCACGAAGCTGTCGATGGTGTTCCAGCACTTCAACCTGTGGGCCCACATGACGGTGCTCGAGAACATCATCGAAGCGCCGATGGCCGTGCTCGGCGTCGGCAAGGACGAAGCGATCGCGCGGGCGCGCAAGTACCTGGAGAAGGTTGGCCTCGCGCCGCGCGTCGAGGGCATGTATCCGTCGCACCTGTCGGGCGGCCAGCAGCAGCGTGTGGCCATTGCACGCGCGCTGGCGATGGAGCCGGAAGTGATGCTGTTCGACGAGCCGACGTCGGCGCTCGATCCGGAGCTCGTCGGCGAAGTGCTGAAGGTGATGCAGAAGCTCGCCGAGGAAGGCCGCACGATGGTCGTCGTCACGCATGAGATGGGTTTCGCGCGCAACGTGTCGAACCACGTGATCTTCCTGCACCAGGGGAAGATCGAGGAAGAGGGGAATCCGCAGGAGATTCTCGTGAACCCGAAGAGCGAACGGCTCGGGCAGTTTCTGTCGGGGCGGTTGAAGTAA
- a CDS encoding cupin domain-containing protein, producing the protein MSTPTPTAFSHVKPQDTAYHGEGLRDFFLYRDLGIAAATNGKVVAQLVRANHAPEAGTGWHRHEAEFHIVIMLKGWARFMYGERETLVSAGDCVHQAPGIVHYLFDYSPDMEYLEIVGPADFTSIDVEGPCAVPPPTPWGEAGA; encoded by the coding sequence ATGAGCACACCGACCCCCACCGCCTTTTCCCATGTGAAGCCGCAGGACACCGCCTATCACGGCGAAGGCCTGCGCGACTTCTTCCTGTATCGCGATCTTGGCATCGCGGCCGCGACGAACGGCAAGGTCGTCGCGCAACTCGTCCGGGCGAATCATGCACCGGAGGCGGGCACCGGCTGGCACCGTCACGAGGCCGAGTTCCATATCGTGATCATGCTGAAGGGCTGGGCGCGCTTCATGTACGGCGAACGGGAGACGCTGGTGAGCGCCGGCGACTGCGTGCATCAGGCGCCGGGAATCGTTCACTACCTGTTCGACTACTCGCCGGACATGGAGTACCTGGAGATCGTCGGGCCCGCCGATTTCACGTCGATCGATGTCGAGGGGCCATGCGCGGTACCGCCGCCGACGCCGTGGGGAGAGGCGGGGGCGTAG
- a CDS encoding HHHH-motif protein, translating to MKRIAKILTATAVACAVLAPALAEAHSHRVCHVDHHHHRVCRWVR from the coding sequence ATGAAGCGTATCGCGAAGATCCTGACGGCCACCGCAGTGGCATGTGCCGTTCTCGCTCCGGCACTGGCCGAAGCGCATTCGCACCGTGTGTGTCATGTCGATCACCACCACCATCGCGTGTGCCGCTGGGTGCGGTAA
- a CDS encoding DUF3761 domain-containing protein, which produces MKKTMLIAALVAGMGMSIGAFAQVPASAPAGTTGLCKDGSFYSGASKKGACAGHKGVKTWYGASSAAAASAPAAAPATAASAAAPASGTAPAKSAAATTAAAAPGGGAGKVWANDSTKVYHCSTDKYYGKTKHGSYMSEADAKAKGYHASHGKACS; this is translated from the coding sequence ATGAAAAAGACGATGTTGATCGCCGCGCTGGTCGCTGGCATGGGTATGTCGATCGGTGCATTCGCGCAGGTTCCGGCCAGCGCGCCGGCCGGCACGACCGGTCTGTGCAAGGACGGCTCGTTCTACTCGGGCGCATCGAAGAAGGGCGCGTGCGCAGGCCACAAGGGTGTGAAGACCTGGTACGGCGCATCGTCGGCGGCAGCCGCGAGCGCACCGGCCGCAGCGCCGGCGACGGCAGCTTCCGCAGCAGCCCCTGCGTCCGGCACCGCGCCGGCGAAGAGCGCGGCTGCAACGACCGCGGCGGCAGCGCCGGGCGGCGGCGCGGGCAAGGTGTGGGCGAACGACAGCACGAAGGTCTACCACTGCTCGACCGACAAGTACTACGGCAAGACGAAGCACGGCAGCTACATGTCGGAAGCCGATGCGAAGGCGAAGGGTTACCACGCGTCGCACGGCAAGGCCTGTTCGTAA
- a CDS encoding polyhydroxyalkanoate depolymerase, translating to MNLLAYPFYQWSAECTRPARAWAAATRATMSLWPPATATPTGRMLDALCELLECCAFSHRRPPFGIASIVVDGETVPIVEEAAAGTPFGTLLHFRKARPVARQPRVLIVAPMSGHFATLLRGTVHTMLADHDVYITDWHNPRDIPLTAGRFGFDEYVAHVIDFIHQIGPDAHVLAICQPTVAALAAVALMAAGGDPAQPASLTLMAGPIDCRVNPTKVNALATSQPIEWFARNLISVVPAGFVGAQRRVYPGFVQVGAFMSMNPDRHAASFADLYYQRAKGDPAKADTLRHFYDEYFATADLTAEFYLETVEKVFQQYALARGELTVGERLVEPAAIHRTALLTIEGEKDDICAVGQTVAAQELCSGLPPYLKTHHVQTGAGHYGVFNGSRWETQIYPIVRATIHDNEPYDRTAGAEGNEDGTHYVTLRALLDARATMSEVATDTPSHQAH from the coding sequence ATGAATCTGCTTGCCTATCCGTTCTATCAATGGTCTGCAGAATGCACGCGTCCGGCGCGCGCATGGGCCGCCGCTACCCGCGCGACGATGTCGCTGTGGCCGCCCGCCACCGCGACGCCGACCGGCCGCATGCTCGACGCGCTGTGCGAACTGCTCGAATGCTGCGCGTTCTCGCATCGGCGTCCGCCGTTCGGCATCGCGTCGATCGTCGTCGACGGCGAAACGGTGCCGATCGTCGAGGAAGCCGCCGCGGGCACCCCGTTCGGCACGCTGCTGCATTTCCGCAAGGCGCGGCCGGTGGCGCGTCAGCCGCGCGTGCTGATCGTAGCTCCTATGTCCGGGCATTTCGCGACGCTGTTGCGCGGCACCGTGCATACGATGCTGGCCGACCACGACGTGTACATCACCGATTGGCACAACCCGCGCGACATCCCGCTGACGGCCGGACGGTTCGGCTTCGACGAATACGTCGCGCACGTGATCGACTTCATCCACCAGATCGGCCCGGATGCGCACGTGCTCGCGATCTGCCAGCCAACCGTTGCCGCGCTCGCGGCGGTTGCGCTGATGGCCGCCGGCGGCGATCCGGCGCAGCCCGCGAGCCTGACGCTGATGGCGGGGCCGATCGATTGCCGCGTGAATCCGACGAAGGTCAACGCGCTCGCAACGAGCCAGCCGATCGAATGGTTCGCGCGCAACCTGATCAGCGTCGTGCCGGCGGGCTTCGTCGGTGCGCAACGACGCGTGTATCCGGGTTTCGTGCAGGTCGGCGCGTTCATGTCGATGAATCCCGATCGCCATGCGGCATCGTTCGCCGATCTGTATTACCAGCGCGCGAAAGGCGACCCGGCAAAAGCCGACACGCTGCGGCACTTCTACGACGAATACTTCGCCACCGCCGATCTCACCGCGGAGTTCTATCTGGAAACGGTCGAGAAGGTGTTCCAGCAATACGCGCTCGCGCGCGGCGAGCTGACGGTCGGCGAGCGGCTCGTCGAGCCGGCGGCGATTCATCGCACCGCGCTGTTGACGATCGAAGGCGAGAAGGACGATATCTGCGCAGTGGGCCAGACGGTGGCCGCGCAGGAACTGTGTTCGGGGTTGCCGCCGTACCTGAAGACGCATCACGTACAGACGGGCGCAGGCCACTACGGCGTGTTCAACGGCAGCCGCTGGGAAACGCAGATCTATCCGATCGTGCGGGCGACGATTCACGACAACGAGCCGTACGATCGCACCGCGGGTGCGGAAGGCAACGAGGACGGCACGCATTACGTGACGCTGCGCGCGCTGCTCGATGCGCGCGCAACCATGAGCGAGGTGGCGACCGACACGCCGTCGCATCAAGCTCACTGA
- a CDS encoding glutathione S-transferase family protein → MEVTGGQTTLTISSRNYSSWSMRGWLLAKLSGLTFETVSVPIDAASRAELLLLSPSILVPCLTHDGNTVWDTLAIAEYLNEVRPQARLLPEDRRARAHCRSICGEMHSGFSALRSALPMNLRAHFPGFRIWSRAQHDIERIVTIWRECLAAYGGPWLFGAEIGIADAMYAPVVTRFLTYDVKLEPDIAEYCMQVLAHPFVAEWIDAAKAEHEDIDELDMEF, encoded by the coding sequence ATGGAAGTCACCGGAGGACAGACGACGCTGACCATCAGCAGCCGCAATTACTCGTCGTGGTCGATGCGCGGCTGGCTGCTCGCGAAGCTGAGCGGGCTCACGTTCGAAACGGTCAGCGTGCCGATCGATGCCGCGTCGCGCGCGGAGTTGCTGCTGTTGTCGCCGTCGATTCTCGTGCCGTGCCTCACACACGACGGCAACACGGTGTGGGACACGCTCGCGATCGCCGAGTACCTGAACGAAGTCCGGCCGCAGGCGCGATTGCTGCCGGAAGACCGGAGAGCCCGCGCGCATTGCCGGTCGATCTGCGGCGAGATGCATTCCGGTTTCAGCGCATTGCGCTCCGCGTTGCCGATGAACCTGCGCGCGCATTTCCCCGGCTTCCGCATCTGGTCGCGCGCGCAGCACGACATCGAGCGGATCGTGACGATCTGGCGCGAGTGCCTGGCCGCATACGGCGGCCCCTGGCTGTTCGGTGCGGAGATCGGCATCGCCGATGCGATGTATGCGCCGGTCGTCACGCGCTTCCTGACCTACGACGTGAAGCTCGAGCCCGACATCGCCGAGTACTGCATGCAGGTGCTCGCGCATCCGTTCGTCGCGGAGTGGATCGATGCGGCGAAGGCGGAGCACGAAGACATCGACGAACTCGACATGGAGTTCTGA